The Armatimonadia bacterium genome includes the window CGGCTGTGCGGCCTTGCTGGAGTACCGGAGTGGGCAGGGCTACGCGACGGCTGCCGTGAAGGCCTCGGAAGCCTGCGGAGGTAACCCGTTGGCTGCCGGTGCTGCGACGAGGCTTGCCGGCTTCGTGAAGGAAGCTCACGAGCGCTGCGGGGTGCGATACCTGCTACTGGTCGGCGACGCACGAGGCAAGCCGGGTGCGATGGTGCCGATGGTGGTCGCTCCCTCGGGCTACTACAGTCGGCAGATACTCAGCGACCCCGACGTGGCCTCCGACTTCCCCTATGCGACACTCGGGACCGACGCCCCGCAACTGCATGTGGGGCGCTTTGCGGTTGACACCCCGGCAGAGCTGGCGACAGCTATGGACAAGACCATCGCCTACGAGACGCAGGAGCCGGGCGGGTCCTGGCAGCGCAGGATCGGCTTTGTGACCGGTGTACTCGGGTACAGCCCGATTGTCGATGCGCTCGCGGAGAGTGTGTTCGCGCGCATCGTCACGGAGGACATCGCTCCGCTCTACGACCTGGAAGTCGCGCAGTCCCTCGCGGGGTCGGTGTACTGCCCCTTCCCGCCGGACTTCTCCGCCAACTCGCTGAGGATGATGAAGACGGGGGCGCTGGCCATGGTCTATGTGGGGCATGGCCAGTGGGACAGCTTCGATGAGTTCACCTGGCGGGGGACGCGCTACCCTGTTCTGGGCGCTGCGGACATCGACCGGATCTCGTGTTCAGAGGGCCTGCCCCTGGCGGTCGTGCTGGCGTGCTCGACGGGCAGGATCGACGATGATCGGGGTGAGTGCCTGGCGGAGAGGATGTTCAAGCTCGCAAGGGGTCCCGTGGCGTATCTTGGAGCCTCGCGGATCTCCCAGCCCTACGGCATTGCGCTGTTCGGGAAGCACCTGGTCGGGACGCTTCTGGGAGAGGAACAGCAGACTCTGGGAGAGGCGATCGACGAGGCCAAGCAAGCGGTGGAAGGTGACGTCCAGAGTGGGTTCCGGCAGCAGCTCGACATGCTGTCGGCGATGGTCTACGGCCCACAGAGCCTCCCGGGCATCCGTCGCGACACGGTGCTCCAGTACAATCTTCTGGGCGACCCGGCGCTGCGGCTACGACGACCGGTGCCGCTGAGGGTGTCGGCAGTGTACCTGGGCGATGGGCAGATCGAGGTAAGGGGAGAGAGCCCGATTCGGCAGGGACAGGTCCTGGTGTCGCTGGAGTGCGGACGAGCGGAGTTCCCGCGGGAGCTCCCTGTCGTTGATGAGGCTTCGCGTGACCTGCGCAGCGAGATGAACCGGCGGTACCAGCAGGCGCAGGACAAGGCCTTCCAGCGCGTCGAGGCGACCGCTGAGGACGGGCGATTCCACGTGGTGCTGCCCGCTGCCGGCAGCGAGACCAGTCAGTGGCTGATCGTAAAGGCAGCAATCAGCGACGGCAAGCAGTGCGCTGCCGGAGCCTGCATCCTGCGGCGAGGCGTCGCCAACTAGGCTAGTGCCCGAGCGACTGCCTGCGCACGTCGCAGTCTTCCACGATCCGGACCAGCAGGTCGATGGCCGTTGCCGTGGCCACGTGCATGCATCGCCAGAGCATGGCGAAAAGCCCAAGAGAGAAGCCCACGACATAAGCGGAGAGCGCAAGCTCGTAGCGCTTGTCCGCGGCGTGAATGTACATCGCGTAGACGCCCAGGCCGATGAAGGCGATGCTGGCAACGCCGCAGAGGGCCACCAGACCCGATCCCCAGTTCATCAGTTGTTTCTTTACGTAGATCGCTTGTGTGACGGAATCGATGGGAGGCTCTTGTGGCATAGCCATGGCTGGCGGCTCCAATCTCCGACACGCGCTCGAGAGGGTGCATTGGTCACTACGACAGACGCGATGTAAAATATAGACAAAACGTATCATTGAGTCAAGCGTAGCTCAGGATTGCCGAAAGATACCTTCTGCCCCGTGGGTCAGTAGGATGCTGGCGGGGGAGACTTGCCCGGCAAGGTCCGCCGCCTTGCGGGTGACTTCGGTAACATGTTACAATCGGCCAAGTTGCAGGTGGTGGAGGCCCTGACAGCTCGGGCTGTGGGATGAGGAGGTCGGGGACGACGCCCCGTCAGGACGGTCCGGGGTTGCTGGTGCGCGGTTCGGACGGCCGCCACAAGGGCGCGGGGCTCACCTGGAGGACATGACGTATGGAAAGGCGCAGACGCAGACAATCAGGCCCGTTGCGGCAATCGCTGGCGTTCTGGGGCGTAGTGTTATTCGTCTGCGTGGTCGCCGGCCTGGTGAGCTTCAAGTTTGGCCGCGACTGGCTGGGAAAACGACTGGCTGACGTTGAGATGACGCCGGGCGCGCCGAGGATCGTGGCCCAGAGCAATTCGCAGTCGGAGGCGGCGGTCCGGGCGGATGCTGAGGCGAAGGCCCCCGAGAAGGCCGAAGTCGCCCTGGAAGATCGCGAGCCAACCGCGGCCGAGAAGCGTGACCGCGAGGAGCAGCGGGCCCTGGGCGAGCCCCAGGACGGTGCCCAGGCGAACCAACGGGCTGCGGAGGGGGCTGCCGGCAGCGACACCGGTGTCTCCTCGGAGGACACGGAGGGCCGGTTCCTCGTGACGGCAGGTGCCTATCCCGACGAGGCGAACGCAAGCAAGATCGTGGCAACACTGGCGGCGCGAGGACATACGCCGGAGATCGAGAGGATCACCCGCGGGGGACGGGAGTTCTACCGGGTGAACGTCGCGGTCATGCGGGGACGCTCGAACGCTGAGGGACTGCGCGATGAGCTGACCTCCGTGGGCATTCCCGCGCAGGTCACCCGCGCCCGGTAGTCCGATCTCTGCCAAGCACCGCGCCAGGAGTGTGAGTACTGGGCTCACCAACCGCATGTTGCCCTGCATCGAGCGAGTCATCCTGATCGTGCTGGACGGAGTGGGGGCGGGCGAGCTACCGGACGCCGACGCCTACGGCGATGCCGGGAGCAACACTTTGGCGCATGTGTGTGTGACCTGCGGGCCGCAGTTGCCGAATCTGGGCGACCTCGGGCTGGGCAATCTGCTGCCGCTCGCGGGCGTGCCGCCGACAGCGGCTCCCCGGGCATCCTACGGCAGACTGGCGGAAGGGTCCGCGGGGAAGGACTCCACGGTCGGACACTGGGAACTGATGGGTGTCGTGTCACCCAGGCCCTATCCGGTGTATCCGGAGGGCTTCCCGCAGGACATGATGGACCTGTTCGAGGCCCGGACAGGGCGGGGAGTGCTCGGGAACCGACCGGCCTCCGGCACAGAGATCATCAAGGAACTCGACGCCGAGCACCGCAGGACCGGGAAGTGGATCGTCTACACCTCGGCGGACAGCGTGTTCCAGGTGGCGGC containing:
- a CDS encoding C25 family cysteine peptidase, with protein sequence MTQSLRRRTPGGTLKIPRMVIGLLGALVICAPGRAALPDKVDYLVVAADDLYDGCAALLEYRSGQGYATAAVKASEACGGNPLAAGAATRLAGFVKEAHERCGVRYLLLVGDARGKPGAMVPMVVAPSGYYSRQILSDPDVASDFPYATLGTDAPQLHVGRFAVDTPAELATAMDKTIAYETQEPGGSWQRRIGFVTGVLGYSPIVDALAESVFARIVTEDIAPLYDLEVAQSLAGSVYCPFPPDFSANSLRMMKTGALAMVYVGHGQWDSFDEFTWRGTRYPVLGAADIDRISCSEGLPLAVVLACSTGRIDDDRGECLAERMFKLARGPVAYLGASRISQPYGIALFGKHLVGTLLGEEQQTLGEAIDEAKQAVEGDVQSGFRQQLDMLSAMVYGPQSLPGIRRDTVLQYNLLGDPALRLRRPVPLRVSAVYLGDGQIEVRGESPIRQGQVLVSLECGRAEFPRELPVVDEASRDLRSEMNRRYQQAQDKAFQRVEATAEDGRFHVVLPAAGSETSQWLIVKAAISDGKQCAAGACILRRGVAN
- a CDS encoding SPOR domain-containing protein, whose protein sequence is MERRRRRQSGPLRQSLAFWGVVLFVCVVAGLVSFKFGRDWLGKRLADVEMTPGAPRIVAQSNSQSEAAVRADAEAKAPEKAEVALEDREPTAAEKRDREEQRALGEPQDGAQANQRAAEGAAGSDTGVSSEDTEGRFLVTAGAYPDEANASKIVATLAARGHTPEIERITRGGREFYRVNVAVMRGRSNAEGLRDELTSVGIPAQVTRAR